Genomic window (Dyadobacter fanqingshengii):
CAGATTTCGCCCATGCCAGTGGATGAAGGTGGTTCAAAATAACAAGCAGCACTGCGCAGGCTCTGATGAAATCGAGCGTGTTATTTCTTACAAACCGGTCCGCGGGTGTTTTTTCGGTAAAGTGATTTCTTTCAAGAGAATGCAGGGCTTCCATAAGGATGGCTGGAATAAAGGAGGTGTTATTTGGGTTGCCGTAGTGCTTTTATTTTTGAAGCGCTACGATTCGCTTAGGCCGGTCGTTGTCAAACTCGCCCTTCCACCCGTCGCGGTAAGCATTGAAATGGAATGTCAGGCGCTTGTATTTAAAATCGTCGTAAAGAATGATCGCTTTTGAATCCGAGAGAAATGAACGGGTCAGCAAATAAAGCATCTTGTACCGGGTTGATTTTGACTGATTGAAGACGTATTTCTTCTTAATCCAGGTCATGTTACGCATGCCATAGTAACGGATCCACAACTGATTGAAGGGGGTGCGGTAATTTACTTTGTGCAAAAATGTCCTGCGAACACCCGTCGCCGTGGCGTTTTCCAAATGATGGATTTTTGCTTTCACGCTTACCAGAACCTTACTGATCCGGCTTAACCGCAGGCAGTATTCCACGTCATCATTGTGAATAAAAAATTCTTTTTTGGGTAAACCAATTTCCTTAATTGCGTCTGAATGGATCATCAGGCCAACAAACGAAGCAAAATCAACCAGGATATCAGTGTCATTATGTTCGTTAATAGGCACGTAGATGGAAGGCGCCTGGGGCGAGAAATCAAAGCAGCCACGGTGACGTGTGTCCGTTTTTCCTTCTTTATCTACAACAATGGGCGCAACGCAAAGTACATTATTGGACTGCAATGAGGCTAGCATGGTTGCCAGGCAGTCTTTGCTGGCCACGCAGTCGTCATCCATAACCCAAATCCACTCGTAACCTTTTTCGTGCGCTTCTTTAATGCCTGTATAAAAGCCGCCGGCGCCGCCCGAATTTCCCTGATTGATTAAAATCAGGTCAGGTTGCTGTTGCAGCCAGGCTTCGGTGCCATCTGAGCTGCCGTTGTTAACGACAATGATCGCATCTGGTGCAATTATTTGCCTGCGTAAAGAGTCGATGCACCCTTTAAGCAATTCTAATCTGTTGAAGGTTACAACAACTGCTGCAATGTTATTCATCGGGCTTTGAAAATTGAGTAATTTTTATGGAATATGAGCTCAACGCTGTCAAGGAATTTGATTGAAGCGGTCAGTATTTTCTTTTCAATGGACAAATGGCATATCACCCCAAAAATGGTCGCCAGCACAAGCTGGATCAGGATAAGCACATCGGGTGATCCGATCATGCCCAGGCGGTCATAAAGCATGCTGAGCAGCGAAAAGACGATGGTATGGACCAGGTAAATGGAGTAGGAGGCGTTACCCAGCAGCTGGAAGGTTTGGTTTTCCCAGATAGTCCTGAATTTTGAACCCGCTTCTAGAAAAACACAGCCAAAAACCAGCAGTATGCTTGGTATTCCGAAATAGAAAAGTCGGAGAAATGTAACCCGGCCGCTTAAAACCTCATCAGATT
Coding sequences:
- a CDS encoding glycosyltransferase family 2 protein is translated as MNNIAAVVVTFNRLELLKGCIDSLRRQIIAPDAIIVVNNGSSDGTEAWLQQQPDLILINQGNSGGAGGFYTGIKEAHEKGYEWIWVMDDDCVASKDCLATMLASLQSNNVLCVAPIVVDKEGKTDTRHRGCFDFSPQAPSIYVPINEHNDTDILVDFASFVGLMIHSDAIKEIGLPKKEFFIHNDDVEYCLRLSRISKVLVSVKAKIHHLENATATGVRRTFLHKVNYRTPFNQLWIRYYGMRNMTWIKKKYVFNQSKSTRYKMLYLLTRSFLSDSKAIILYDDFKYKRLTFHFNAYRDGWKGEFDNDRPKRIVALQK